In the genome of Silvanigrella paludirubra, the window GTAAGAACAGCTTTAGATAACAACGATATTATTAAAGTACCAAGATTTTTTCTTTCAAGCCAAAATCTTGTTTTTATGGAAAAAATGCCTGGAATAAAAGTAACTAAAATTATTCAAGCTAAGTATTTAGAAAGAAGAGAAATAGCAGATAATATTGCACAAGCTTATATAGAACTTGTCTTTTCTAAAGGTGTTGTTTGGGCTGATCCACACCCTGGAAATATTTTATATGACGACCTATTAAACCAAATTTCTATGATCGATCTCAACCCCTGTTTTGTTTGGGATATAAAAACAAGGCAAGAATTTAAACATTTAATTTATAGATTATTACTTAGAGATGCTGATGGTGTTTATAAAACTTTATATCATTTAGTAGAACGACCAGAAACATTACATTCAAATACTATTATAGAAGACTTAACTAAATTTTTAAATTTATCTTTAGGAAGTACAAGTTTAACAAGATTTGTTGGTGAATTTATAAAAACGCTAAGCGAAAACCAAATTGATCTTAAAGTGCAAGTTCAAGCAGCATTGAGAGGATTAAGTCAAATTGCATTAACAACTTCATCCATTTCAGTGCGAAATAATTTTGGATCTATTTTACGAAATCAATTTACCTTAAAAGAACTTATTGGTACTGTGTGGGATGTTGGTGTAATAAGAGTTTCGCGTGTTATCTTATCTACTTTATTTGAATTTACAAGGCAAATGCCTGAATATGATATTGGCCCTGTTTTAGACGAAAGAGATATAAATACTCTCGCATTTAAAGTAAAAGAATTATCTAAAGCGAATGTATGCAATATCTATTTTCGTAGAGTTTCACCTGAAGATCATCCAAATTTAAAAATGAGTCAAGATGGCCAAATATTATTAATTACAAGCGATCTGTATATTGAAATTTTAGATAAGGTAAGACCCGCTACCGTTCGTTACGTTATTGAAACCCCTACGAAAAAATGGCTAAAAGAAAGACAAGAGTTTGTTAAGTTAGCAAGTATTGCCAGAAGCTTTTGCACAATTGAATGTCTTGAACAATTGCGCAGAAACTCGCTTGATGATTATTGGAGAATAGTAGAATCATGGAGTAAAGTTTCTTATTTAAGAACAGTTGAGGAAACCCAACTCATTGGGGAAGTTCAAATTGCGGCAAGAAAGTTATATTCATTGCGTTTTGCAAATATATGGGAATCCTCTTTAGCAGGATTACCTTTAAGTTCAAGAATAATATGGCGCTTTTTGATGCGTGTTGAATCTTGGAAAGAAAGCTCGAAACAAAGTTACCTGTTTTCACAAAAAAAGAAGTTTGGCGATGTGCTTTTAGCAAACCTTGCTTATAGCAGTTTTTTTAGAATAAAAACGTTATTATTAGAAGCTATTTTGTGGAGTTTAAGAAGATATATTAATAGGCTTAAGTTTACAATGCACTTACTTCCAATGCCAACTCAAGAGCTTGTTCATTTAATTTTATATGGCTTAAGTAGAAATAATAATTAAAATGTTATTTTAATGGATTAATACAATCTTGATAATCTATTACATCTATATTATCTGCGGAACCGCAAACATAATATTTCCATTTGTTTTTCAAACGAGAAATATCTGCGTTTAAATTAAAATTTTTCAAATATTTTTCATCAATCTCATCGGGATCTTTATTCCACTTTCCTATTAAACTTTGCATTCCAATAAACAAATTTGGACTCTCATAAGTTTCATTAAAATTATAAGCTTCTTTCCATGTTTTATAACTAGGATCAAAATAAAATGAAATTGCATTACTTAAATTATTACCTTCATCAATCGTAAAAATTTTATATCCTGAATTATTGTAATGTGCAGGACTGATTGACGGTACATAAGAGGCAAATAAGCCCAAATCATTATTTATAATTTGAAAAGAATCATTATGAGTATGAGATACTAAAATACCAGATATTGATAAAAAATTATTACTCAAAATTTTCATATAAGGTTTTTCTGCAAATTTTGGATTAGAATTCCAAAAAGTAACGGGGTCACCTCCTTTTATCATAGAGTTAAAAGAGGAATAAACATCAACTCCACATGGTATATGAGAAATAAGGATAAATTTTTGATCTTTTGCATTATTAAATTGATCATTTAACCAATCTAGTTGTTGCTGAGCAATTTCTTTAATATCTGCTTTGTCTTTGCTTATGGCATTTCTTGAAAAAGAATTTGTATTTAATGCTATAATACTTAGCTTTTTTATTTGAGATTGTGCTACATAATAACCGCCATTTAAAAAAGTATTAGAACTTTTTATTTGTGAAGAATATGTAGTCCAAATATTTTTTAAATCAGAATAAAATTTTGTCGTTTTCGGATTATCAACATTATAATTATCAATATAAGAATCATTGTTTCCAATTACAGGATATATTTCAATATTGCTCGGAATAGAGCCCCTAATTTCCGAAGTTAAATATTGAAACGTTTTCTTAACAAAATTTTGCGCTCCTATTAAACTAGAGTCATTTGTATATATTTTATAGTTTTCTATATATTGATGAGCCAAAAAATCACCTAATATAACTGCAAAAATTAAATTTGTATTTTTTGAAGCTTGATTTAATTCTGTTAGTAATGATTGAAACAAAGGAAAATTTGTATTTTGACCATAAGAAGGAAAAGTATTATTTTTATAGTATTTTTTAAAAATTGAGTTCCATTTATTACTATCCGATTTATTTAACTCATTAATTAATTGGATACAGTTTTTTTGATTAGACTTATCATAACAAAGATCAAAAGGATTGAAATGAATGTCACTTATCGCAATAAAGTTTGCAATACTTTTATTTGCATAAATTTTTAAAGGAAAAAGAAAATGAATGAAAAATCCAAATATAACCAAATTCCTTTTGAACATATTCTTCCTTTCAATATTAATTTTAAATAACTTTTATCTAAGTAACCATGTAACGTTAGGGAGTTATCATAACCCCTAAAAACTTTCCAGTTTTATAGAAAATAAATAAGTAAAATCTAAAAAATAGATAATTGAAATGATAAATTATTGAATCTCAATAGAAATAGGGCAATGATCAGATCCCAAAACATCTTTATGTATTTTTGAAGAAACTATTTTTTGTATTAGATCTTCACTAATAAATTGAGAATCAATTCTCCAGCCTATGTTTTTTTCACGAACCCCGGGGCGATTGCTCCACCAAGTATAATGCCCCCCATTTTTTTCGAAAATACGAAAGGCGTCTAAATACCCCTCATTTAAAAATTGAGTTAACCAGTTTCTTTCTTCAGGTAAAAATCCAGGATTTTTTTGATTTTGTTTTGGATTTGCTAAATCAATTTCTTTATGAGCAATATTAATATCACCACTCATAACTATTGAAATATTTTCTTTTTTCAATTCATTTAATTTATTTTGAAGATTATGACAAAAAGACAATTTATAATCGAGTCTTTTGCCTTCAGGCTGGCTATTTGGAAAATAAGCGTTACCGTAAAAAATATTATTGTAAAATAGACCAATAAATCGTCCTTCTCTATCAAAATCCATATTGCCGAGACCAAAAAGGATATCTTCTTTTTTTAAGGGTAACCTCGTATAAATGGAGACCCCGCTATACCCCTTTTTTTCTGCTGGATGCCAAAAACTTTTATACCCAAATGGTTCAATTTGCTCTTGTAATAGTTGTTCAGGCAAAGCCCTTACCTCTTGTAGAAAAACAATATCCGCATCTACATTTTTTAACCAATCAAAAAAGCCTGCTTTTGCTGAAGCTCGAATCCCATTTATATTCCAAGAATAAACCTTAATACTCATGATTTGTTGACTCCAAATTATCATTTCGCTAAACACCACAAGTGGTAATAGCAGATGGATGAAAAGAATACCTGTAAAGGTTTTCTAGTTATAGAGCAAAATCTAGATTAAGGTTACAAAATGTTAAAGAATATCCCCAGGTTAATGAACAGTATCATATTTAAATTATTAGTTACCCTTCTCTTGGGGTTCTTTTTTGGACACCTTTTACCTACCTCTATCCAATCTATTTTATATGCGATTAGTCTTTCTCTCAAAGAAACCCTCATTTTTCTTTTACCAGTAATCATTTTTAGCTGTATTTTTTCCTGTTTACTTTCGTTTAAATCTGACGTTTTTAAATTCATCATTATCCTCTTAGTATGCATTGCATTATCTGGATATATATCAACATTTATCAGCTATAACGTCTCAAAATTCGCTTTATCAGGATTTAATGACATTCAAGAAGCTCAAGGAACAATTACAAGCAGCCTTACACCCTATTGGGAGTTCAAATTTCCAACCCTAATTTCTAATAATTTCGCCTTATTTTCTGGCTTTATAGCAGGACTTATTTTCTCTAAATTTAGAAATAATCATGTGGAAGTATTTGCAGATAAAATGCGAACACTTGTCACTTTATTTTTAAATAAAGTTTTTGTTCCTGTTCTCCCGTTATTTGCTTTAGGATTTGTCATTAAACTAGAGAGCGATGGCATTTTATCCATCATTATTCGCTCTTATTTTCCTCTAGTTGTAGCGATTATCCTTACTGAAGTCCTTTATATTTCATTATTATATTTTATTGGCGCTGGATTTAACCCAAAGAAATTTTTATATTTTGCTAAAAATGTATTACCTGCAGGTATGATGGGATTTAGCACAATGTCCAGCATGGCCGCTTTACCATTAACCATTCGCGCGGCAGAAAAAAATACAGGTCAAATCGATCTTTCTCGTACCATT includes:
- a CDS encoding exodeoxyribonuclease III, which codes for MSIKVYSWNINGIRASAKAGFFDWLKNVDADIVFLQEVRALPEQLLQEQIEPFGYKSFWHPAEKKGYSGVSIYTRLPLKKEDILFGLGNMDFDREGRFIGLFYNNIFYGNAYFPNSQPEGKRLDYKLSFCHNLQNKLNELKKENISIVMSGDINIAHKEIDLANPKQNQKNPGFLPEERNWLTQFLNEGYLDAFRIFEKNGGHYTWWSNRPGVREKNIGWRIDSQFISEDLIQKIVSSKIHKDVLGSDHCPISIEIQ
- a CDS encoding cation:dicarboxylate symporter family transporter, encoding MLKNIPRLMNSIIFKLLVTLLLGFFFGHLLPTSIQSILYAISLSLKETLIFLLPVIIFSCIFSCLLSFKSDVFKFIIILLVCIALSGYISTFISYNVSKFALSGFNDIQEAQGTITSSLTPYWEFKFPTLISNNFALFSGFIAGLIFSKFRNNHVEVFADKMRTLVTLFLNKVFVPVLPLFALGFVIKLESDGILSIIIRSYFPLVVAIILTEVLYISLLYFIGAGFNPKKFLYFAKNVLPAGMMGFSTMSSMAALPLTIRAAEKNTGQIDLSRTIAPATVNVHLVGDSIAVPMIALAIMTTFGLAFPDLSTFMIFASYFVIAKFAVAGIPGGGIVVMIPILEKYLGFSPEMSGLITAIYILLDPLNTTANVLGNGAFAILTTKIFKKKSKVSTPVTETP
- a CDS encoding metallophosphoesterase, which gives rise to MFKRNLVIFGFFIHFLFPLKIYANKSIANFIAISDIHFNPFDLCYDKSNQKNCIQLINELNKSDSNKWNSIFKKYYKNNTFPSYGQNTNFPLFQSLLTELNQASKNTNLIFAVILGDFLAHQYIENYKIYTNDSSLIGAQNFVKKTFQYLTSEIRGSIPSNIEIYPVIGNNDSYIDNYNVDNPKTTKFYSDLKNIWTTYSSQIKSSNTFLNGGYYVAQSQIKKLSIIALNTNSFSRNAISKDKADIKEIAQQQLDWLNDQFNNAKDQKFILISHIPCGVDVYSSFNSMIKGGDPVTFWNSNPKFAEKPYMKILSNNFLSISGILVSHTHNDSFQIINNDLGLFASYVPSISPAHYNNSGYKIFTIDEGNNLSNAISFYFDPSYKTWKEAYNFNETYESPNLFIGMQSLIGKWNKDPDEIDEKYLKNFNLNADISRLKNKWKYYVCGSADNIDVIDYQDCINPLK
- a CDS encoding AarF/UbiB family protein, which produces MQFGKNKKKKTHIENKKNSYKESLEKVASLDYRWVVPLTIKIKQKSFVISKFFSYVFAEIAVSPLSGTKTTIGRFSLIKGITKALFPQSDSLLTQIEKSIKALQENIGEISSEILTDTEVTQELLSPFIEMVCTTIEKNPQLIALFGQPQILAAAFGPLGERIAGFVDLIPALSNHAAEKFPDLKETFFNSLFQLSKEERKDIYLLAEEILSVVYKEKVLPLLNKTLSSDPRGKVLAPILSGAIEAIPGESCINAVLSIACTPHNEFSNGRVIAIAIQEMGGLYVKISQVISELCPPSLARELRTTQDDAGGIFPSIEKSWEYLIETLNQPEYLDWKPYLIIPPKPVRHFASASVGALYNFQLSELGKEKYNVDNVLIKLQRPNLKELFASQCEHILKLTDEANKAILIDNSLTKDVASELLGLVSTLRRSVLNYHKQSQEELNFTLEEQNADKVRTALDNNDIIKVPRFFLSSQNLVFMEKMPGIKVTKIIQAKYLERREIADNIAQAYIELVFSKGVVWADPHPGNILYDDLLNQISMIDLNPCFVWDIKTRQEFKHLIYRLLLRDADGVYKTLYHLVERPETLHSNTIIEDLTKFLNLSLGSTSLTRFVGEFIKTLSENQIDLKVQVQAALRGLSQIALTTSSISVRNNFGSILRNQFTLKELIGTVWDVGVIRVSRVILSTLFEFTRQMPEYDIGPVLDERDINTLAFKVKELSKANVCNIYFRRVSPEDHPNLKMSQDGQILLITSDLYIEILDKVRPATVRYVIETPTKKWLKERQEFVKLASIARSFCTIECLEQLRRNSLDDYWRIVESWSKVSYLRTVEETQLIGEVQIAARKLYSLRFANIWESSLAGLPLSSRIIWRFLMRVESWKESSKQSYLFSQKKKFGDVLLANLAYSSFFRIKTLLLEAILWSLRRYINRLKFTMHLLPMPTQELVHLILYGLSRNNN